A window of the Tripterygium wilfordii isolate XIE 37 chromosome 12, ASM1340144v1, whole genome shotgun sequence genome harbors these coding sequences:
- the LOC120011396 gene encoding microtubule-binding protein TANGLED-like: MVARTPPKQRRSMVAPLNPTLIRETVNKVDKCMARLQELQYTVAGGTKVIAGVSLSPRSIRGYLRTSLRCKQETVRIKNGTPRKSPAGKFPATIGGEWRQMSLPAMLLGETMGDILQASQFAKEIVTSVAHKTKKIAPEDPKTPVTEQRKQRPLLENTELKTRRTKEKQNKLTLIRSESDTLSLQRARSRINFKVSPPKKTDFHKEDNNHYVANRVSPKHRPWAKKTVLFPNPLFLSTPSAPQQPKFCKTRSPVIARTKQQTPHKFLIKSPPRAPPSSASKYHVKIKSPPVVSLSPTRSANLSKKSSPKVSTASKLRRSFSPSRIANRLVSPLKGIKNVQKIDGLKYRPVSIPPKQFPTRRI; this comes from the exons ATGGTTGCAAGAACCCCACCAAAGCAGAGGAGATCAATGGTGGCTCCTCTCAACCCAACTCTCATCAGAGAAACTGTAAACAAG GTGGATAAATGTATGGCAAGATTGCAAGAACTGCAGTACACAGTTGCAGGAGGAACCAAGGTGATAGCTGGAGTGAGTCTCAGTCCAAGGAGCATCAGAGGTTACTTGAGGACTAGTCTTAGGTGCAAGCAAGAAACTGTGAG GATCAAGAATGGCACCCCCAGGAAATCTCCGGCGGGGAAGTTTCCGGCAACTATAGGAG GAGAATGGCGACAAATGTCGTTACCAGCAATGCTATTAGGAGAAACAATGGGAGATATTCTACAAGCAAGCCAATTTGCAAAAGAAATAGTAACATCAGTTGCTcacaaaaccaagaaaatagCACCAGAAGATCCAAAAACACCAGTCACAGAACAGAGGAAACAGAGACCCCTGCTTGAGAACACTGAACTCAAGACCAGAAGAACGAAGGAGAAGCAAAATAAACTAACCCTAATCCGATCAGAATCCGATACGCTGTCTCTTCAAAGGGCTAGATCACGTATCAATTTCAAGGTTTCGCCTCCAAAGAAGACTGATTTCCACAAAGAAGATAACAACCATTATGTGGCAAACAGAGTATCTCCCAAGCACAGGCCTTGGGCTAAAAAAACTGTACTTTTTCCAAACCCTCTGTTCCTTTCTACACCTTCTGCTCCCCAGCAACCAAAGTTCTGCAAGACAAGGTCACCAGTCATAGCAAGAACTAAACAACAGACTCCACATAAGTTCTTGATTAAGTCTCCACCGCGAGCGCCGCCATCATCAGCTTCCAAATATCATGTAAAGATCAAGAGCCCACCAGTTGTTTCACTTTCTCCTACAAGGTCTGCAAACTTGAGCAAGAAATCATCACCAAAGGTGTCAACTGCCTCAAAACTGCGGCGATCGTTTTCACCTTCAAGGATTGCCAACAGATTGGTGTCTCCTTTAAAGGGCATAAAAAATGTACAGAAGATTGATGGGCTGAAATATCGTCCGGTTTCAATTCCTCCTAAGCAATTCCCAACTAGGAGAATTTGA
- the LOC120010798 gene encoding kinesin-like protein KIN-14S has translation MDDQTMEVLSERAKHPVSRCDPLPSPSSNSELVDESGHSMNGDNAWNRNEVEETTHSMDEDTISNTNLLAQGPTLPILQKIITLSIKIQNLKKEHAILSDQAKGMATDSFPGPEAINMLWHLSHEHELLKKKYLEESSERKRLYNEVIELKGNIRVFCRCRPLNEVEIDNGLKNVVEFDLSQDNELQIISSDSSKKQFKFDHVFKPENDQDAVFAQTKPIVTSVLDGYNVCIFAYGQTGTGKTFTMEGTPENRGVNYKTLEELFRISGERNGIVRYELSVSMLEVYNEKIKDLLVDNSNQASKRLEIKQAAEGTQEVPGLVEARVHSTEEVWDLLKSGSRVRSVGSTNANELSSRSHCLLRITVKGENLVNGQKTKSHLWLVDLAGSERVGKIDVEGERLKESQFINKSLSALGDVISALASKTGHIPYRNSKLTHMLQSSLGGDCKTLMFVQISPSSGDLGETLCSLNFASRVRGIESGPVRKQADLTEIFKYKQMAEKLKHDEKETKKLQDNVQSLQLRLTAREHICRSLQEKVRDLENQLAEERKTRLKQETRVLDAASTRSSRQAPSSRQAPVKTKPEKPPLGPSKLRMPLRRITNFMPQASPHPARKTATTKSAIPAPTQDKENVPRMTTMAANTKGLLMKPRRMSVAIRPSGPSMTSQVLQPKRRVSIATLQPDPSSYITTPLNNSASRYSNGSAIGRPSLLKDPRKARYSKLFSPLLEYKTASDVTTPIAMRSSRKFMGSPPTQTGSWKPKHPTVVALQRKPLVWSPLRLRTMQNQGRSSLLPYRPLN, from the exons ATGGACG ATCAAACGATGGAAGTATTATCAGAGAGAGCCAAGCACCCCGTTTCTCGTTGCGACCCACTACCCTCTCCATCCTCAAATTCAG AATTGGTTGATGAGAGTGGCCATTCCATGAATGGAGATAATGCATGGAACAGAAATGAAGTTGAAGAAACTACTCATTCAATGGATGAGGATACTATATCGAATACAAATTTGCTAGCTCAGGGGCCAACACTTCCTATATTGCAGAAGATTATCACTTTGAGCATTAAAATTCAG AACCTAAAGAAAGAACATGCTATTTTATCTGATCAAGCGAAGGGTATGGCAACAGATTCCTTTCCCGGCCCAGAGGCTATAAACATGCTTTGGCATCTCA GTCATGAACATGAACTTCTGAAGAAGAAGTACCTGGAGGAGTCTTCTGAACGGAAGCGGCTTTACAATGAAGTTATCGAACTTAAAGGAAATATTAGGGTCTTTTGCAGATGTAGACCATTGAATGAAGTTGAAATTGACAATGGTTTGAAAAATGTCGTGGAATTTGACTTGTCACAGGACAATGAGCTACAGATCATCTCCTCTGATTCTTCCAAAAAGCAATTCAAGTTTGACCATGTGTTTAAGCCCGAGAATGACCAAG ATGCTGTCTTTGCACAGACAAAGCCCATTGTGACTTCAGTGCTGGATGGTTATAATGTCTGCATATTTGCCTATGGGCAAACTGGAACTGGGAAAACATTTACCATGGAGGGAACCCCTGAAAATAGGGGAGTCAACTACAAGACTTTGGAGGAGTTGTTTCGCATATCTGGGGAAAGAAACGGCATTGTGAGATATGAGCTATCTGTTAGCATGTTGGAGGTCTACAATGAAAAGATTAAAGATCTGCTAGTAGACAATTCAAACCAAGCTAGCAAAAG GTTGGAGATAAAGCAAGCAGCCGAAGGAACCCAGGAAGTCCCTGGGCTTGTTGAAGCTCGTGTTCATAGTACAGAGGAAGTTTGGGACCTTCTGAAGTCTGGAAGCCGAGTAAGATCAGTTGGATCCACCAATGCAAATGAGCTTAGCAGCCGTTCTCACTG CCTGTTGCGGATAACTGTAAAGGGGGAAAATTTAGTCAATGGGCAAAAAACTAAGAGTCACCTTTGGCTGGTGGATTTGGCTGGTAGTGAGCGTGTCGGAAAAATTGATGTTGAAGGTGAAAGGCTAAAGGAATCTCAGTTCATAAACAAGTCTCTTTCGGCACTTGGGGATGTTATCTCTGCCCTTGCATCTAAAACAGGCCATATTCCTTacag GAACTCCAAGCTCACCCACATGCTGCAGAGTTCATTAG GAGGAGATTGCAAAACCCTGATGTTTGTTCAGATCAGCCCAAGCTCTGGAGACCTTGGGGAAACCCTTTGCTCTCTGAATTTTGCCAGTCGAGTCCGAGGGATTGAAAGTGGTCCTGTACGGAAACAAGCAGACCTTACTGAGATTTTCAAGTACAAGCAAATG GCAGAGAAGCTAAAGCATGatgagaaagaaacaaagaagtTGCAGGATAATGTGCAGTCCTTGCAGTTAAGGCTTACTGCTAGAGAGCATATCTGCAGAAGTCTTCAAGAAAAG GTTCGAGACCTGGAGAATCAGTTGGCGGAGGAGCGGAAAACTAGATTAAAGCAAGAAACCAGAGTTCTTGATGCTGCTTCTACTCGGTCTTCAAGACAAGCTCCATCTTCTAGACAAGCACCGGTAAAGACCAAACCAGAGAAACCACCACTGGGTCCTTCAAAATTGAGAATGCCGTTGCGAAGGATCACCAATTTCATGCCCCAAGCATCTCCTCACCCTGCTCGTAAAACTGCTACAACCAAATCAGCTATTCCTGCCCCAACACAAGATAAAGAAAATGTTCCCAGAATGACAACAATGGCAGCCAACACAAAAGGCCTATTAATGAAACCAAGACGTATGTCAGTAGCTATTAGACCATCTGGTCCTTCAATGACATCACAGGTCCTTCAGCCCAAAAGACGAGTATCCATTGCTACGCTACAACCAGACCCAAGCTCATACATTACAACTCCCCTTAACAACTCTGCTTCACGATATAGCAATGGAAGCGCGATAGGAAGACCATCTTTACTGAAGGACCCGCGGAAGGCAAGGTACTCAAAGCTGTTCTCTCCATTGCTAGAGTACAAGACAGCATCAGATGTAACTACACCAATTGCCATGAGAAGCAGTAGGAAATTCATGGGGAGTCCTCCAACACAGACTGGATCATGGAAGCCAAAGCATCCAACAGTTGTTGCACTGCAACGGAAACCGCTAGTATGGAGTCCACTCAGGCTAAGAACCATGCAGAATCAAGGGAGGTCTTCATTGTTACCTTATCGACCCCTCAACTGA
- the LOC120010799 gene encoding uncharacterized protein LOC120010799 — MVSLCLYSSIPPILPFQRTVTTPDSHGHGFPSNPKSPLLKFPDFFSFSDSRFSVYCRSQTLDDPPLSSSAAYAVLGLETSCSAAELKAAFRAKVKKYHPDVNRGGGDSNTMIRRVIQAYEILTNYSRSEIIERECLDPFDEPECEAMDLFVNEALCIGKGCPYSCIKRAPHAFAFSSTGTARATSQGHGEDYQVQIAVGQCPRSCIHYVTPSQRIILEELLGSILNMPYNSSAEADLLYSLIVKARFENNRFQKPKKQPPKSSSQHVDWF; from the exons ATGGTGTCTTTGTGTCTCTACAGTTCAATCCCTCCAATTCTTCCGTTCCAAAGGACGGTTACCACTCCGGACAGTCACGGCCATGGTTTCCCATCCAACCCTAAAAGCCCACTGCTCAAATTCCCtgactttttctctttttcggATTCTCGGTTCTCGGTGTATTGCAGAAGCCAAACCCTAGACGATCCTCCTCTCTCCAGCTCCGCCGCTTATGCCGTCCTAGGCCTCGAGACAAGCTGCTCAGCCGCTGAGCTCAAAGCCGCGTTCCGGGCCAAA GTCAAGAAATATCATCCTGATGTGAACAGAGGTGGGGGAGATTCAAATACTATGATTCGCCGCGTAATTCAGGCATATGAG ATATTAACCAATTACAGCCGGTCAGAGATCATAGAAAG GGAATGTCTAGATCCATTTGATGAACCAGAATGTGAAGCGATGGATCTCTTTGTTAATGAGGCTCTTTGTATTGGAAAAG GGTGTCCATATTCATGCATTAAAAGAGCACCTCATGCTTTTGCATTCTCCTCAACTGGGACTGCACGAGCAACTTCACAAG GGCATGGTGAAGATTACCAGGTTCAGATTGCAGTTGGTCAATGCCCAAGAAGCTGTATTCACTATGTAACACCTTCACAGAGAATTATTCTAGAGGAGTTACTTGGCAG TATCTTGAACATGCCGTACAACAGCTCTGCAGAAGCAGACTTGCTCTATTCCCTTATAGTTAAAGCTAGGTTCGAGAACAATCGGTTCCAGAAACCAAAGAAACAACCCCCCAAGTCTTCAAGTCAACATGtagattggttttga
- the LOC120010579 gene encoding probable leucine-rich repeat receptor-like protein kinase At1g35710 — MEFQLYKIALSTVYLICLFLSLPNLPLKVACDVSEAQAFLIWKSSIHIKTKPLLASWSKTKTSPCSWFGVSCNDAGRVTGINLAGSGLNGTLQNFPFSSFPNLVHLNLSMNELFGSIPPQISQLYNLIYLDLSTNRFSGEIPSSIGLLTHLEILNLSENQLSDSIPEELGQLRSLDKLFLHNNNLHGVVPSSLDNLSKLTHLHLYNNPLSGSIPPELDRRLYERSYHELWNNQYSDKVHGPGGGRQPPAGV, encoded by the coding sequence atgGAATTCCAACTCTACAAAATAGCCCTCTCAACTGTTTATCTCATCTGCCTCTTTCTTAGCTTACCTAATCTGCCTCTTAAAGTTGCTTGTGATGTATCAGAAGCACAAGCTTTTCTCATATGGAAATCCAGCATTCACATCAAAACTAAACCTCTCTTGGCTTCATGGTCTAAAACCAAAACGAGTCCTTGCTCTTGGTTTGGAGTTTCTTGCAACGACGCCGGAAGAGTCACCGGAATCAACCTTGCCGGTTCAGGACTAAATGGTACACTCCAAAACTTTCCATTCTCATCATTTCCCAATCTTGTGCACTTAAATCTTAGCATGAATGAACTTTTTGGTTCAATCCCACCTCAAATCAGTCAGCTCTACAACCTCATCTACCTCGACTTGTCGACTAATCGGTTTTCGGGGGAAATCCCATCTTCAATTGGCCTGTTAACTCATCTTGAGATCCTTAACCTCTCTGAAAACCAGTTAAGTGACTCAATTCCTGAAGAATTAGGCCAACTCAGGTCACTTGATAAGCTTTTCCTCCACAACAACAATCTACATGGAGTGGTTCCATCTTCTTTGGATAATTTAAGCAAACTCACTCACTTGCATCTCTACAATAATCCACTCTCTGGCTCTATCCCACCTGAACTTGATCGGCGGCTCTACGAACGCAGCTACCATGAGTTGTGGAATAATCAGTATTCAGATAAAGTTCATGGACCAGGTGGTGGCCGGCAACCACCAGCTGGAGTTTAG
- the LOC120010665 gene encoding MDIS1-interacting receptor like kinase 2-like — MICTKTMAFQSLMRASSLFFLLLILLMLPLSPNVASDSTEEAQALLKWKASLHNQTQPLLHSWSILNPGNATNTSSPCTWFGISCNHAGSVTGINVAGSGLNGTLENFLFLSFPSLAYLNLSMNALYGSIPSELRNLSRLIHLDLSTNLFSGKIPQTIGLLSNLEVLHLQLNQLNGSIPQEIGQLKSLKDIDLSSNHLDGSIPASLGNLSKLNLLYLYNNSLSGSIPFEIGHIKSLTQLCFEMNNLSGPIPASLGGLLNLTDIFLWGNQLSGSIPEEIGNLKSLVNLELGINQLNGSLPNSLANLTNLKYMFLRDNQFSGSIPQEIGNFMKLIELQLDTNQFTGYLPRTICRGGLLEKFNIYDNHFQGQIPGDLRNCTSLLRIRVQGNQLVGNVSEDFGVYPELKFVDISHNNFYGEISPKWSKCPQLATLWIAGNNITGRIPPEIGSSTQFQDLDFSSNHIVGEIPSELGKLTNLLKLRLNRNNLYGAIPLEFGSLTNLQLLDLSGNGLSSIPYDISALSSLHSLNLSWNKFSQGIPIQISELVHLSELDLSHNSFTGEIPAEFSKLQDLVTLNFSYNNLWGPIPNNKAFRIAPFEAFQGNNGLCGNADGLRSCESEPKKRKHGLPKGHRIVLIIVLPLLAALSLSILLTCIFLSINRKKEDSKSNNQSLLLSTFDGSVKYEDILQATNNFDVQYCIGKGGHGSVYKADLPSGVTVAVKKFHSLQDGNDVDDRKEFLNEVRALVEIRHRNIVKLHGFCSHSTETFLVYEFLQKGNLATILSDDEEAKELDWCKRMNVIKGVSHALSYMHHDCSTPIVHRDISSKNVLLDLEYEAHVSDFGVAKLLKLDSSNWSKLAGTHGYLAPELAYTMKVTEKCDVFSFGVLALEVIKGRHPGDIVLNAVSLPPILLEELDSFLDRRLPFPSNAVMDKLIFILKVAISCVDINPQCRPTMQLVSQLLSNELSSLA; from the exons ATGATATGCACAAAAACAATGGCATTTCAAAGCTTGATGAGAGCCTCCTCACTATTTTTCCTGCTCCTAATCCTCCTCATGTTACCTTTGTCTCCTAATGTTGCTTCTGATTCCACTGAGGAAGCACAAGCTCTTCTTAAATGGAAAGCCAGTCTTCACAACCAAACCCAGCCTCTCTTGCATTCATGGTCCATCCTCAATCCTGGTAATGCCACCAACACATCAAGTCCTTGCACTTGGTTTGGTATTTCTTGCAACCATGCTGGAAGTGTCACTGGGATCAACGTTGCCGGTTCAGGTCTAAATGGTACACTCGAAAATTTTCTGTTCTTGTCATTCCCCAGTCTTGCATATCTTAATCTTAGTATGAATGCTCTCTATGGCTCTATTCCATCTGAACTCAGGAACCTCTCTAGGCTCATCCACCTTGATTTGTCGACAAATCTGTTTTCAGGCAAGATTCCACAGACCATTGGCCTGTTATCCAATCTTGAGGTTCTACACCTCCAGCTAAATCAGCTAAATGGTTCAATTCCACAAGAAATAGGCCAGTTAAAATCCCTGAAAGACATTGACTTGAGCAGCAACCATCTTGATGGATCCATTCCAGCTTCTTTGGGTAATTTGAGCAAACTAAATCTTCTGTATCTCTACAATAATTCACTTTCTGGTTCCATCCCTTTTGAGATTGGACACATCAAGTCTCTTACACAACTATGCTTCGAAATGAACAATCTCTCCGGTCCGATTCCAGCATCATTAGGTGGTCTGTTAAATCTTACTGATATTTTTCTTTGGGGTAATCAGCTATCTGGTTCCATTCCTGAGGAGATAGGAAACTTGAAGTCCCTTGTTAATCTAGAACTAGGAATAAACCAACTCAATGGTTCACTTCCAAATTCCTTAGCTAATTTAACAAATTTGAAGTATATGTTCTTGAGGGACAATCAATTCTCTGGTTCCATTCCTCAAGAAATAGGAAATTTCATGAAGCTGATAGAACTGCAATTGGACACAAACCAGTTCACAGGTTACCTCCCGCGGACAATCTGTCGCGGGGGATTACTTGAGAAATTCAATATATATGACAATCATTTTCAAGGTCAAATCCCAGGAGACCTGAGAAATTGCACAAGTTTGCTGAGAATCCGCGTTCAAGGCAACCAACTTGTAGGAAATGTTTCTGAAGATTTTGGTGTCTATCCGGAGTTGAAGTTCGTAGATATCAGCCACAATAACTTTTATGGAGAAATCTCACCTAAGTGGAGTAAGTGTCCACAGTTAGCCACTCTATGGATTGCTGGGAACAACATTACTGGTAGGATACCACCTGAGATCGGAAGCTCAACTCAATTTCAAGACCTTGATTTCTCTTCTAATCATATAGTTGGGGAGATCCCAAGTGAGTTGGGGAAGTTGACTAATTTGTTGAAGCTAAGGTTGAACAGAAATAATCTTTATGGTGCTATTCCTCTTGAATTCGGGTCCCTTACCAATCTCCAGTTGCTCGACTTGTCAGGGAACGGATTGAGCAGCATCCCATATGATATTAGTGCGTTGTCTAGTTTGCACTCTTTGAATTTGAGTTGGAACAAATTCTCCCAAGGAATTCCAATTCAAATCAGTGAATTAGTTCACCTGTCTGAGCTTGATTTGAGTCACAACTCGTTCACCGGAGAAATTCCAGCAGAATTCAGCAAGTTGCAGGACTTGGTGACTCTGAACTTCTCTTACAATAATCTATGGGGTCCTATTCCTAACAACAAAGCATTTCGAATTGCTCCTTTTGAAGCATTTCAAGGAAACAATGGATTGTGTGGCAATGCTGATGGATTACGATCATGTGAATCGGAGCCAAAGAAACGCAAACATGGTTTGCCGAAAGGCCACAGGATTGTGTTGATAATTGTCCTTCCTCTTTTAGCAGCACTTTCTCTGTCCATTTTGCTTACTTGTATATTTCTTAGTATCAATAGAAAGAAGGAAGACTCAAAGAGCAATAACCAATCGCTTTTGTTGTCAACTTTTGATGGAAGTGTAAAATATGAAGACATCTTACAAGCGACCAACAACTTTGATGTCCAGTACTGCATCGGAAAGGGTGGTCATGGAAGTGTCTATAAGGCTGACCTGCCATCCGGTGTTACAGTAGCCGTGAAAAAATTCCACTCATTACAAGATGGTAACGATGTGGACGATCGAAAGGAGTTCTTGAATGAGGTAAGGGCTTTAGTGGAGATAAGGCATCGAAACATCGTGAAGCTCCATGGTTTCTGCTCACATTCAACAGAAACATTTCTAGTTTATGAATTCCTTCAGAAGGGTAACTTGGCTACAATCCTTAGCGACGACGAAGAAGCTAAAGAATTGGATTGGTGTAAGAGGATGAATGTCATCAAAGGTGTCTCTCATGCCTTATCTTACATGCACCATGACTGTTCAACGCCGATTGTTCATCGAGATATATCGAGCAAAAATGTTTTACTGGATTTGGAATATGAAGCTCATGTTTCAGACTTTGGTGTTGCTAAGCTTCTCAAGCTAGACTCATCCAATTGGTCCAAGCTTGCTGGCACACATGGATATCTAGCACCAG AGCTTGCTTACACAATGAAGGTGACCGAAAAGTGTGACGTATTTAGTTTTGGGGTGCTTGCACTGGAAGTGATCAAAGGAAGGCATCCGGGGGATATTGTCTTGAATGCAGTGTCTTTGCCTCCAATTCTACTGGAAGAACTTGACAGTTTTCTCGACAGACGGCTTCCATTTCCGTCGAATGCAGTTATGGACAAACTGATATTCATCCTGAAGGTGGCGATTTCATGCGTAGATATCAATCCACAGTGTAGGCCAACAATGCAACTTGTTTCGCAGTTATTATCCAATGAATTGTCCTCTCTTGCTTAA
- the LOC120010666 gene encoding protein AUXIN RESPONSE 4-like encodes MAIITEEEQEPQAINPPHKSTSPPKPKSDERPNVFAFWFYFTAIVSVITFFTVFFASLLSSDPRSWFRSLPASLRQHYSGGRTIKVQTAPGRSPIEVFTFESGLFGSDAENVLIIHGFGISSYSFGGIVQSLDSNGVRGIAIDLPGNGFSDKSTVEIEEGAASGVLGRFRDVLGIIREKGFFWAFDQMIETGQIPFEEVVTRLSRREVVRPIELGSEEIGRVLGEVIKTMGLAPLHLVLHDSSLAMVADWVRENSGLVRSVTLIDTGREPALPPWVLEMPVIRNFVLGYKFTYDRLIKLCCSKEIGGLEAEAERILLNGRDGRRSVVGMGRKMNYTFDIAEWGDSDGLRGMPIQVLWSEGWSKEWSAVGRQVAEALPRANFVSHSGGRWPQEDTADEIAQDISKFLSSLPKSVRQTEEEPIPEHIQTMLDEAKSNHDNHHHHHHHGHGSHDHHDGHAHDHGAGYMDAYGLGHRWGS; translated from the exons ATGGCGATCATAACAGAAGAAGAGCAAGAGCCACAAGCAATAAATCCACCCCACAAATCCACTTCGCCTCCAAAACCAAAATCTGATGAGAGACCGAATGTATTCGCCTTCTGGTTCTATTTTACAGCAATAGTCTCTGTCATCACCTTCTTTACCGTCTTCTTCGCATCTCTCCTCTCTTCAGACCCCAGATCGTGGTTTCGCTCTCTTCCGGCTTCCCTTCGCCAGCACTACTCTGGAGGACGCACTATCAAGGTCCAGACTGCACCGGGGAGATCGCCCATAGAGGTTTTCACATTCGAAAGTGGTTTGTTTGGATCTGATGCTGAGAATGTGTTAATTATTCATGGATTCGGTATAAGTTCATACAGTTTTGGTGGGATTGTTCAGAGTTTGGATTCTAACGGGGTTCGTGGGATTGCTATAGATCTGCCTGGAAATGGGTTTTCTGATAAATCAACTGTTGAGATTGAAGAGGGTGCTGCAAGTGGGGTTTTAGGGAGGTTTAGGGACGTATTGGGGATTATTAGAGAGAAGGGCTTTTTCTGGGCTTTTGATCAGATGATAGAAACTGGGCAGATTCCTTTTGAGGAGGTAGTGACTCGGTTATCGAGAAGGGAGGTTGTGAGGCCTATTGAATTGGGTTCTGAAGAGATAGGGAGAGTGTTGGGAGAGGTTATTAAGACAATGGGTTTGGCTCCTTTGCACCTGGTTTTACATGATTCGAGTCTGGCAATGGTGGCAGATTGGGTTAGGGAGAATTCTGGATTGGTCAGAAGTGTGACACTCATTGATACTGGACGAGAGCCGGCTTTGCCTCCGTGGGTTTTAGAAATGCCAGTGATCAGGAACTTTGTATTGGGATATAAATTCACTTATGACAGATTGATTAAGCTGTGTTGTTCAAAGGAAATTGGTGGTTTGGAGGCAGAGGCAGAGAGGATTCTCTTGAACGGAAGGGATGGGAGGAGATCGGTTGTGGGTATGGGAAGGAAAATGAACTATACTTTTGATATAGCAGAATGGGGTGATTCTGATGGGTTGAGGGGGATGCCTATACAAGTCCTCTGGTCTGAAGGTTGGTCGAAAGAATGGAGTGCAGTGGGCCGACAGGTTGCTGAGGCGCTACCTCGGGCAAACTTTGTCTCGCACTCTGGAGGACGGTGGCCTCAG GAAGATACTGCGGATGAGATAGCTCAGGATATCTCTAAGTTTCTCTCTTCATTACCAAAATCAGTTAGACAAACTGAAGAAGAACCTATACCAGAGCATATCCAGACAATGCTAGATGAAGCGAAAAGCAATCATGAtaatcatcaccaccaccatcaccatggTCATGGTAGCCATGACCACCATGATGGACATGCTCATGATCATGGAGCTGGATACATGGATGCTTATGGACTCGGTCACAGATGGGGCAGCTGA